The Temnothorax longispinosus isolate EJ_2023e chromosome 7, Tlon_JGU_v1, whole genome shotgun sequence genome contains a region encoding:
- the LOC139816409 gene encoding serine protease inhibitor dipetalogastin-like isoform X2 gives MSFSLARYVLLPLLFAGMHDRVGLALNLDDKMALYQNCTIFDKPDIYGGPICGDDGVTYANSLYLDCKNHHSRETVTTLHAGPCLENEEYCSVNLYYEPVCGSDHKIYTNTQSLLCVRQRQSRNLTVVPMTECTQDDDCYRGGTKYYGVNPVCASSGFTYPNAAQLKCLQRYNPDLTVISNGECGTHSHESCIEAHTNTTILPNGEYVNDVYTADDQVCGNDGRTYQSIHHLQCHTRHDKYVFLRHHGSCSGPDDYPCGSVPEEEHRQPVCGTDGRSYVSPEALWCAKLRSPEKDIAYRHDGPC, from the exons ATGTCGTTTTCACTTGCGCGCTAcgttcttcttcctcttctttttgcCG GGATGCACGATAGAGTGGGACTTGCGCTTAACTTGGACGACAAGATGGCATTATATCAGAACTGTACGATTTTCGACAAACCGGATATATACGGCGGTCCGATATGCGGCGACGACGGTGTGACGTATGCTAATAGTCTTTACTTAGATTGTAAAAATCATCACAGCCGCGAAACCG ttacCACGTTGCATGCCGGTCCGTGCTTGGAGAACGAAGAATATTGTAGCGTCAATCTGTATTATGAGCCAGTTTGCGGCTCAGATCACAAGATTTACACTAATACGCAATCTCTGCTATGCGTTCGTCAGAGGCAATCGAGAA ATTTGACAGTCGTGCCGATGACGGAGTGCACCCAGGACGATGACTGTTACCGTGGCGGCACCAAATATTACGGGGTGAATCCGGTCTGCGCCAGTAGCGGATTCACTTATCCAAACGCGGCGCAGCTCAAGTGCCTGCAACGATATAATCCCG ATTTAACAGTAATTTCTAACGGGGAATGCGGCACGCACAGCCACGAATCCTGCATTGAGGCGCACACGAATACGACAATTTTGCCAAACGGCGAATACGTGAACGACGTCTACACCGCGGACGACCAGGTTTGCGGGAACGACGGTCGCACGTATCAGAGTATACATCACTTGCAATGCCACACTCGTCACGATAAAT ATGTGTTTCTGAGGCATCACGGATCGTGTTCCGGACCGGATGACTATCCTTGCGGTTCGGTACCGGAAGAGGAGCACAGACAGCCGGTGTGCGGCACCGACGGCAGGTCCTACGTGAGCCCGGAGGCGCTGTGGTGCGCTAAATTACGCTCCCCGGAAAAAG ATATTGCTTACAGGCACGATGGTCCATGCTAA
- the LOC139816409 gene encoding serine protease inhibitor dipetalogastin-like isoform X1 has protein sequence MSFSLARYVLLPLLFAGMHDRVGLALNLDDKMALYQNCTIFDKPDIYGGPICGDDGVTYANSLYLDCKNHHSRETVTTLHAGPCLENEEYCSVNLYYEPVCGSDHKIYTNTQSLLCVRQRQSRNLTVVPMTECTQDDDCYRGGTKYYGVNPVCASSGFTYPNAAQLKCLQRYNPALQIIHDGGCRVEFVHQLYGAAVCDLAKSRYEWNPVCASDGVTYPNPFIFLCYQPHLTVISNGECGTHSHESCIEAHTNTTILPNGEYVNDVYTADDQVCGNDGRTYQSIHHLQCHTRHDKYVFLRHHGSCSGPDDYPCGSVPEEEHRQPVCGTDGRSYVSPEALWCAKLRSPEKDIAYRHDGPC, from the exons ATGTCGTTTTCACTTGCGCGCTAcgttcttcttcctcttctttttgcCG GGATGCACGATAGAGTGGGACTTGCGCTTAACTTGGACGACAAGATGGCATTATATCAGAACTGTACGATTTTCGACAAACCGGATATATACGGCGGTCCGATATGCGGCGACGACGGTGTGACGTATGCTAATAGTCTTTACTTAGATTGTAAAAATCATCACAGCCGCGAAACCG ttacCACGTTGCATGCCGGTCCGTGCTTGGAGAACGAAGAATATTGTAGCGTCAATCTGTATTATGAGCCAGTTTGCGGCTCAGATCACAAGATTTACACTAATACGCAATCTCTGCTATGCGTTCGTCAGAGGCAATCGAGAA ATTTGACAGTCGTGCCGATGACGGAGTGCACCCAGGACGATGACTGTTACCGTGGCGGCACCAAATATTACGGGGTGAATCCGGTCTGCGCCAGTAGCGGATTCACTTATCCAAACGCGGCGCAGCTCAAGTGCCTGCAACGATATAATCCCG cGTTGCAAATTATTCACGACGGCGGTTGCCGGGTGGAATTTGTCCATCAGCTttacggcgcggcggtttGTGACCTCGCGAAATCGAGATACGAGTGGAATCCGGTCTGCGCGTCGGATGGAGTCACTTATCCAAAtccttttatctttctttgttATCAGCCAC ATTTAACAGTAATTTCTAACGGGGAATGCGGCACGCACAGCCACGAATCCTGCATTGAGGCGCACACGAATACGACAATTTTGCCAAACGGCGAATACGTGAACGACGTCTACACCGCGGACGACCAGGTTTGCGGGAACGACGGTCGCACGTATCAGAGTATACATCACTTGCAATGCCACACTCGTCACGATAAAT ATGTGTTTCTGAGGCATCACGGATCGTGTTCCGGACCGGATGACTATCCTTGCGGTTCGGTACCGGAAGAGGAGCACAGACAGCCGGTGTGCGGCACCGACGGCAGGTCCTACGTGAGCCCGGAGGCGCTGTGGTGCGCTAAATTACGCTCCCCGGAAAAAG ATATTGCTTACAGGCACGATGGTCCATGCTAA
- the LOC139816431 gene encoding ras-related protein Rab-3 isoform X1, with translation MSRRCGNASYTPVKDSVFELRTRTVRMLSIVDITSQKNNPMARQDGRDAADQNFDYMFKLLIIGNSSVGKTSFLFRYADDSFTSAFVSTVGIDFKVKTVFRHDKRVKLQIWDTAGQERYRTITTAYYRGAMGFILMYDITNEESFNSVQDWITQIKNYSWDNAQVILVGNKCDMEEERVISTERGKQLAEQLGVRFFETSAKENINVKAVFEQLVDIICDKMSESLDNDPTLMGAGGTGQAKGQRLTDQPTNPANTNCNC, from the exons ATGTCGAGGAGATGCGGGAATGCGTCCTACACGCCGGTTAAGGATTCCGTTTTCGAGCTACGCACGCGGACGGTTCGGATGCTGTCCATCGTCGACATTACCTCGCAGAAGAATAATCCG ATGGCGCGTCAGGATGGCAGGGATGCCGCGGATCAAAACTTCGATTACATGTTTAAACTGCTGATAATCGGCAACTCGTCCGTCGGAAAGACCTCCTTCCTCTTTCGCTACGCGGACGATTCCTTTACCTCGGCTTTCGTGTCAACCGTAGGAATCGACTTTAAGGTGAAGACCGTATTCAGACACGACAAAAGGGTCAAGCTACAAATCTGG GATACAGCGGGTCAGGAAAGATACAGAACGATCACGACGGCCTACTACAGAGGCGCGATGGGTTTCATTTTAATGTACGACATCACAAACGAGGAATCCTTTAATTCAGTACAGGATTGGATCACACAAATAAAGAATTACTCGTGGGACAACGCCCAAGTAATTCTTGTGGGCAACAAGTGCGATATGGAAGAGGAGAGGGTGATCAGCACCGAGAGGGGTAAACAGTTAGCGGAGCAATTAGGAGTACGATTCTTCGAGACATCGGCCAAAGAGAACATTAATGTCAAG GCAGTGTTCGAACAGCTGGTGGACATAATATGCGACAAGATGAGCGAATCTCTGGACAATGATCCGACCCTGATGGGAGCGGGCGGTACGGGCCAGGCCAAGGGCCAACGACTCACCGATCAGCCGACCAATCCAGCGAACACTAACTGTAATTGCTAA
- the LOC139816431 gene encoding ras-related protein Rab-3 isoform X4 gives MARQDGRDAADQNFDYMFKLLIIGNSSVGKTSFLFRYADDSFTSAFVSTVGIDFKVKTVFRHDKRVKLQIWDTAGQERYRTITTAYYRGAMGFILMYDITNEESFNSVQDWITQIKNYSWDNAQVILVGNKCDMEEERVISTERGKQLAEQLGVRFFETSAKENINVKAVFEQLVDIICDKMSESLDNDPTLMGAGGTGQAKGQRLTDQPTNPANTNCNC, from the exons ATGGCGCGTCAGGATGGCAGGGATGCCGCGGATCAAAACTTCGATTACATGTTTAAACTGCTGATAATCGGCAACTCGTCCGTCGGAAAGACCTCCTTCCTCTTTCGCTACGCGGACGATTCCTTTACCTCGGCTTTCGTGTCAACCGTAGGAATCGACTTTAAGGTGAAGACCGTATTCAGACACGACAAAAGGGTCAAGCTACAAATCTGG GATACAGCGGGTCAGGAAAGATACAGAACGATCACGACGGCCTACTACAGAGGCGCGATGGGTTTCATTTTAATGTACGACATCACAAACGAGGAATCCTTTAATTCAGTACAGGATTGGATCACACAAATAAAGAATTACTCGTGGGACAACGCCCAAGTAATTCTTGTGGGCAACAAGTGCGATATGGAAGAGGAGAGGGTGATCAGCACCGAGAGGGGTAAACAGTTAGCGGAGCAATTAGGAGTACGATTCTTCGAGACATCGGCCAAAGAGAACATTAATGTCAAG GCAGTGTTCGAACAGCTGGTGGACATAATATGCGACAAGATGAGCGAATCTCTGGACAATGATCCGACCCTGATGGGAGCGGGCGGTACGGGCCAGGCCAAGGGCCAACGACTCACCGATCAGCCGACCAATCCAGCGAACACTAACTGTAATTGCTAA
- the LOC139816431 gene encoding ras-related protein Rab-3 isoform X2 yields MFQSIVIAGARERVREKARERASERKNKLQRKMARQDGRDAADQNFDYMFKLLIIGNSSVGKTSFLFRYADDSFTSAFVSTVGIDFKVKTVFRHDKRVKLQIWDTAGQERYRTITTAYYRGAMGFILMYDITNEESFNSVQDWITQIKNYSWDNAQVILVGNKCDMEEERVISTERGKQLAEQLGVRFFETSAKENINVKAVFEQLVDIICDKMSESLDNDPTLMGAGGTGQAKGQRLTDQPTNPANTNCNC; encoded by the exons ATGTTTCAGTCCATTGTTATTGCCGgggcgagagaaagagtgagagagaaagcgagagagagagcgagcgaaaGAAAGAACAAACTGCAACGAAAG ATGGCGCGTCAGGATGGCAGGGATGCCGCGGATCAAAACTTCGATTACATGTTTAAACTGCTGATAATCGGCAACTCGTCCGTCGGAAAGACCTCCTTCCTCTTTCGCTACGCGGACGATTCCTTTACCTCGGCTTTCGTGTCAACCGTAGGAATCGACTTTAAGGTGAAGACCGTATTCAGACACGACAAAAGGGTCAAGCTACAAATCTGG GATACAGCGGGTCAGGAAAGATACAGAACGATCACGACGGCCTACTACAGAGGCGCGATGGGTTTCATTTTAATGTACGACATCACAAACGAGGAATCCTTTAATTCAGTACAGGATTGGATCACACAAATAAAGAATTACTCGTGGGACAACGCCCAAGTAATTCTTGTGGGCAACAAGTGCGATATGGAAGAGGAGAGGGTGATCAGCACCGAGAGGGGTAAACAGTTAGCGGAGCAATTAGGAGTACGATTCTTCGAGACATCGGCCAAAGAGAACATTAATGTCAAG GCAGTGTTCGAACAGCTGGTGGACATAATATGCGACAAGATGAGCGAATCTCTGGACAATGATCCGACCCTGATGGGAGCGGGCGGTACGGGCCAGGCCAAGGGCCAACGACTCACCGATCAGCCGACCAATCCAGCGAACACTAACTGTAATTGCTAA
- the LOC139816431 gene encoding ras-related protein Rab-3 isoform X3, with the protein MPFAADGMARQDGRDAADQNFDYMFKLLIIGNSSVGKTSFLFRYADDSFTSAFVSTVGIDFKVKTVFRHDKRVKLQIWDTAGQERYRTITTAYYRGAMGFILMYDITNEESFNSVQDWITQIKNYSWDNAQVILVGNKCDMEEERVISTERGKQLAEQLGVRFFETSAKENINVKAVFEQLVDIICDKMSESLDNDPTLMGAGGTGQAKGQRLTDQPTNPANTNCNC; encoded by the exons ATGCCGTTTGCCGCGGACGGA ATGGCGCGTCAGGATGGCAGGGATGCCGCGGATCAAAACTTCGATTACATGTTTAAACTGCTGATAATCGGCAACTCGTCCGTCGGAAAGACCTCCTTCCTCTTTCGCTACGCGGACGATTCCTTTACCTCGGCTTTCGTGTCAACCGTAGGAATCGACTTTAAGGTGAAGACCGTATTCAGACACGACAAAAGGGTCAAGCTACAAATCTGG GATACAGCGGGTCAGGAAAGATACAGAACGATCACGACGGCCTACTACAGAGGCGCGATGGGTTTCATTTTAATGTACGACATCACAAACGAGGAATCCTTTAATTCAGTACAGGATTGGATCACACAAATAAAGAATTACTCGTGGGACAACGCCCAAGTAATTCTTGTGGGCAACAAGTGCGATATGGAAGAGGAGAGGGTGATCAGCACCGAGAGGGGTAAACAGTTAGCGGAGCAATTAGGAGTACGATTCTTCGAGACATCGGCCAAAGAGAACATTAATGTCAAG GCAGTGTTCGAACAGCTGGTGGACATAATATGCGACAAGATGAGCGAATCTCTGGACAATGATCCGACCCTGATGGGAGCGGGCGGTACGGGCCAGGCCAAGGGCCAACGACTCACCGATCAGCCGACCAATCCAGCGAACACTAACTGTAATTGCTAA
- the LOC139816430 gene encoding facilitated trehalose transporter Tret1, translated as MREDGKIEPRAGPTEMAVSERAENGKRNDEKTSVTDEVAYISKLRQAVPQCCAVGAKNLLLLTFGSTLGFSTILIPALQREDADIKVTMEELTWISSLNLFLVPIGCLASGPLSQYLGRKRTMMLANIPFVMAWLVFHYSSNPAMLLAALAMTGLTGGLLEGPVITYVAEVSQPYLRGMLSATSSMAVILGVFTQMLSGSLTHWRTVALINLTYPILCFIALCLVPESPHWLAVKGRFKESERALCWLRGWVGPSHVQNEFNALREAIQKPTDNTDADKEKIWRAYTKRTFCLPFFLVSAGFFISNFGGCTTLQTFAVVIFAKLNAPIDKYTATVFLGIAQLIGTIICVLTIHLMGKRRLTFLSVGGTGLCFLVTAIYGYLNDMDFLDGVRYSWIPTTLMIGGAFTGNLCIRTLPWILAGEVFPVKVRSSATGAAGMIAYVMASIANKTFLYMVNGMSLSGTFFFYSLINAAGLCLMYLILPETEGRTLREIEEHYAGIQSLKNRPKKEQQATKEQWAVANPAIVYDENIESKL; from the exons ATGCGTGAAGACGGGAAAATTGAACCACGAGCAGGTCCGACCGAAATGGCAGTTTCCGAGCGCGCGGAGAATGGAAAAAG GAACGATGAGAAAACATCAGTCACGGATGAAGTAGCATATATTTCCAAACTTCGACAAGCAGTACCGCAATGTTGTGCAGTCGGCGCTAAAAATTTACTCCTACTTACTTTTGGTTCAACCTTGGGATTCTCAACTATCCTTATCCCGGCGTTGCAGAGGGAAGATGCGGACATCAAAGTCACGATGGAGGAATTAACATGGATCA GCAGTTTGAACTTATTTCTCGTGCCGATCGGCTGTTTGGCGAGTGGACCGCTATCGCAGTATCTGGGCAGGAAACGGACGATGATGCTGGCGAATATACCATTCGTGATGGCCTGGCTGGTGTTTCACTATTCCAGCAATCCCGCGATGTTGCTCGCGGCGCTCGCGATGACGGGCCTGACGGGCGGCCTCCTCGAGGGCCCGGTTATAACTTACGTCGCCGAGGTGTCGCAGCCCTACCTGCGCGGAATGCTCTCCGCGACTTCCTCGATGGCGGTGATCCTGGGTGTCTTCACGCAAATGTTGAGCGGCAGTTTGACTCACTGGAGAACAGTGGCGCTGATCAATCTGACTTACCCGATTCTTTGTTTTATCGCCCTGTGCTTGGTGCCCGAGAGCCCGCACTGGCTCGCTG TCAAGGGTCGTTTCAAGGAATCGGAACGCGCTCTCTGTTGGTTGCGGGGCTGGGTAGGCCCATCGCATGTGCAAAATGAATTTAATGCGCTCCGCGAGGCGATTCAGAAGCCGACCGATAACACCGATGCCgataaagaaaagatttgGCGAGCCTACACCAAACGGACCTTCTGTTTGCCTTTCTTTTTGGTCAGCGCGGGCTTCTTCATCTCAAACTTCGGTGGCTGCACAACTCTGCAGACTTTCGCCGTCGTGATATTCGCGAAACTGAACGCGCCGATCGACAAGTACACGGCCACGGTGTTCCTGGGCATCGCTCAGTTAATCGGCACCATAATCTGCGTACTGACGATCCACCTCATGGGGAAACGCAGGCTGACCTTCCTGTCGGTCGGCGGTACCGGTTTATGCTTCCTCGTTACCGCTATCTATGGTTATCTCAACGACATGGATTTCTTGGACGGTGTCAGATACAGCTGGATACCAACTACTCTCATGATAGGCGGAGCTTTCACAGGGAATCTCTGCATCAGAACCCTACCTTGGATTCTTGCGGGCGAAGTGTTTCCCGTGAAG GTACGCAGCAGCGCAACCGGCGCGGCCGGTATGATCGCCTACGTCATGGCGTCGATCGCGAACAAAACCTTCCTCTACATGGTGAACGGCATGTCATTATCCGGCACGTTTTTCTTCTACTCTCTGATCAATGCTGCCGGTTTGTGCCTTATGTACCTGATATTACCCGAGACCGAAGGTAGGACCTTGCGAGAAATCGAGGAGCATTACGCCGGCATACAGAGTCTAAAGAATCGGCCGAAGAAGGAGCAGCAGGCCACCAAGGAACAATGGGCGGTCGCGAATCCGGCGATTGTATACGATGAGAATATCGaaagtaaattatag